The proteins below come from a single Staphylococcus sp. MI 10-1553 genomic window:
- a CDS encoding BglG family transcription antiterminator: MVDFDKKLLCFLDYFKKRQKFKSVSQTAKAIGVSRRMIYYYINKLNDILKLSDMSPISKDDEGYFYIEPLQSTVIETYFHHKASTTNYIFKRAERIILIASAILLSQKVLRVKTFEDYFDVSKNTVISDLNEVKKWLARYQIPLLNDKKQGYYVDTAVNFERNVIYEMIKMIEIEDYHALFENMLTFNQEACLIHQYQSFEYEFYRAFDQYEHMLHKKISLSNKRILCRCLFLTLIFHSERPIALEIHQGQMIEKRLEYYISQQLVEKLKDNMPTIATEVHFIAIQLLCISKDYDFYYDSESFKDLMCISEMFIDAFERQTEIHFNDRAVFVELIQTLMKVVYYRQFFGYADRCNVTGEMDKEIKNWSKLTAQIMEQLSQTQQFQQKFRRPLSVSDLSEFAYTIQSLYIEHQTPEHHMDIIVVTNISKVEQRILYTKLNDLLPIGHFHGPYSEREATLLSQNFDLCITTSTYYNHPNCQTIHIHKYLTLKDYETLYQLKQYRLSLQQRKSEIFQIIDNEQLSKEEKFKYIEQLYETKMRLQKEM; this comes from the coding sequence ATGGTTGATTTCGATAAAAAATTGTTGTGCTTTTTAGATTACTTTAAAAAGCGACAAAAGTTTAAAAGTGTGAGTCAAACTGCGAAGGCCATTGGTGTATCGCGACGTATGATTTATTACTATATTAACAAATTGAATGACATTCTAAAGTTGTCAGACATGTCTCCAATATCAAAAGATGACGAAGGATACTTTTATATTGAACCGTTGCAGTCTACAGTGATTGAAACTTATTTTCATCATAAAGCATCCACGACGAATTACATTTTTAAGAGGGCAGAACGTATTATTTTGATAGCATCCGCCATTTTGTTAAGTCAAAAAGTGCTCAGGGTGAAAACGTTTGAAGACTATTTTGATGTGAGTAAAAATACAGTCATTAGCGATTTGAATGAAGTGAAAAAATGGTTGGCTCGCTATCAAATCCCTCTTTTAAATGATAAAAAGCAAGGGTACTATGTCGATACAGCTGTTAATTTTGAACGCAATGTCATTTATGAAATGATTAAAATGATCGAAATTGAAGATTATCATGCGTTATTTGAAAATATGCTGACATTCAATCAAGAAGCTTGTCTTATTCATCAATATCAGTCGTTTGAATATGAATTTTATCGTGCTTTTGATCAGTATGAACATATGTTACATAAAAAGATATCGTTATCTAATAAGCGGATTTTATGTCGATGTTTATTTTTAACGCTCATTTTTCATTCGGAGCGACCCATTGCATTGGAAATTCATCAAGGTCAAATGATTGAGAAACGTTTAGAATATTATATTAGCCAACAGTTAGTCGAGAAATTGAAAGACAATATGCCGACGATAGCGACCGAAGTCCATTTTATTGCGATTCAACTGCTTTGTATTAGTAAAGATTATGATTTTTATTATGATAGTGAAAGTTTTAAAGATTTGATGTGCATTAGTGAGATGTTTATTGATGCATTTGAACGTCAAACTGAAATTCATTTTAATGATAGAGCTGTATTTGTCGAGCTGATTCAAACGTTGATGAAAGTTGTTTATTACAGACAATTTTTTGGTTATGCGGATCGTTGTAATGTGACAGGGGAAATGGATAAGGAAATTAAAAATTGGTCGAAACTAACCGCACAAATTATGGAACAACTGTCGCAAACGCAGCAGTTTCAACAAAAATTTAGAAGACCTTTAAGTGTGTCAGATTTATCAGAGTTTGCTTATACGATTCAATCATTATATATTGAACATCAAACGCCTGAACATCATATGGACATTATAGTCGTGACGAATATTTCTAAAGTGGAACAACGTATTTTGTATACGAAATTAAACGACTTGTTGCCGATTGGTCATTTTCATGGGCCATATTCTGAACGTGAAGCGACATTGTTGTCTCAAAACTTTGATTTATGTATTACGACATCTACGTATTACAATCATCCGAACTGCCAAACGATACATATCCATAAATATTTGACTTTGAAAGATTATGAGACACTTTATCAATTGAAACAATATCGCTTGTCTTTGCAACAACGTAAATCCGAAATATTTCAGATTATTGATAATGAACAATTGTCGAAAGAGGAAAAATTTAAATATATCGAACAGTTATACGAAACGAAAATGCGATTGCAAAAGGAAATGTAG
- the menE gene encoding o-succinylbenzoate--CoA ligase, translated as MEHWLVQKAKQHPNKIAIQTMNETITFQSLLHRATIKGVQLKQLQRTRLGLYLDNSLEAVILIHGAWLYDIEIALINNRLTPFEIDRQMASIGVDLIVSTAEPQTLNTSTLVIQSDNLEMPTTDLNMAVDTFDFHLQKIASIMFTSGTTGPQKAVPQTFENHRMSAASCRESLGFSHDSKWLAVLPIYHISGLSILLRSVQYGFTVFLLEKFNTETVMELFRTERITHVSLVPITLMRLMEQGLDQPYDLEKVLLGGAKLDGQFIRQALDRQLPIYNSFGMTETCSQFLTADPTMLQRNPNTVGHASSDIALKVVTPDANGHGELYVKGGNVMQGYLYPENMNHVFDEEGYFKTGDIASVDEHGDVVIYDRRKDLIISGGENIYPYEIESVAKSHPFIADAMCTSITDSAWGQRPILYVVTRQWVSDIESFLEARLAKYKLPVHIYFVKALPYTSTGKLQRRILNEG; from the coding sequence ATGGAACACTGGCTCGTTCAAAAGGCCAAACAACATCCAAACAAGATAGCAATCCAAACGATGAATGAAACAATCACATTTCAATCGTTATTGCACCGAGCGACGATAAAAGGAGTGCAACTCAAACAATTACAACGTACACGGCTCGGTTTATATTTAGATAATTCATTGGAAGCGGTGATTTTAATTCACGGCGCTTGGTTATATGATATCGAAATAGCACTCATCAATAACCGTTTAACACCATTTGAAATTGATCGTCAAATGGCGTCGATTGGTGTCGATTTAATTGTGAGTACAGCAGAGCCACAAACATTAAACACATCAACCCTTGTGATACAATCTGATAATCTTGAAATGCCAACAACGGATTTAAATATGGCAGTAGACACGTTTGATTTTCATCTACAAAAGATTGCTTCGATTATGTTTACATCTGGGACGACTGGCCCGCAAAAAGCAGTACCACAAACGTTTGAAAACCATCGTATGAGTGCAGCGTCATGTCGGGAAAGTTTAGGTTTCTCTCATGATTCCAAATGGCTGGCGGTGTTACCGATTTATCATATTTCTGGGTTAAGTATTTTATTGAGAAGCGTCCAATACGGTTTTACGGTCTTTTTACTCGAAAAATTCAATACGGAGACTGTGATGGAACTGTTTCGAACTGAAAGGATTACACACGTATCGTTAGTGCCGATTACGTTAATGCGACTCATGGAACAAGGTTTGGATCAACCTTATGATTTGGAAAAAGTTTTGTTAGGTGGCGCAAAACTCGACGGGCAGTTTATTCGTCAAGCGTTAGACCGACAATTGCCTATATATAATTCGTTCGGGATGACGGAAACGTGTTCACAATTTTTAACTGCTGATCCGACGATGTTACAACGCAATCCGAATACAGTAGGGCATGCAAGTTCGGACATTGCACTTAAAGTAGTTACACCAGATGCCAATGGTCACGGGGAACTCTATGTTAAAGGTGGCAACGTGATGCAGGGTTATTTGTATCCTGAAAATATGAACCATGTGTTTGATGAAGAGGGCTATTTCAAAACAGGGGATATTGCGAGTGTCGATGAACATGGTGACGTTGTGATTTATGACCGCCGTAAAGATTTGATTATTAGTGGTGGAGAGAATATTTATCCTTATGAAATTGAGTCTGTCGCGAAGTCACATCCGTTTATTGCCGATGCGATGTGTACAAGTATTACGGATTCGGCATGGGGGCAACGGCCTATTTTATATGTTGTCACAAGGCAATGGGTGTCAGATATTGAATCATTTCTTGAAGCCCGTTTAGCGAAATATAAATTACCCGTGCATATTTATTTTGTGAAGGCATTACCTTATACAAGCACTGGGAAACTTCAAAGACGGATATTAAATGAGGGATGA
- the menC gene encoding o-succinylbenzoate synthase, with product MQLTDMQFYLYEPSFIYPIHTPKVTMTHRKTLFVKWTDDLQQSWFGECNAFDTAWYHHETINDVMHVLKIWFEDVRGLDLKSFVEAQQCVARLDPYPAARATVMMALYQMFHSLESFHVPMTLTINGDFTQRMMRLDGVGRIKIKWTPQIMDQVKMLATMYPDIPISTDANQTLTELDTETLKRLKPYLAFIEEPFETLDVEADYTHFPSIALDEHATSLITTEQLIQNAHIQTVVLKPFRLGGMDRVLDAMQVLQDKGIRVVIGGMYECGLSRYFTAWLSQRGDYAGDVTPEGFYFEQDVTNNAGRLHNGQLYFEPPVVNQSLLLPL from the coding sequence ATGCAATTAACTGACATGCAATTTTATCTTTATGAACCATCATTCATCTATCCGATTCATACGCCGAAAGTGACAATGACACACCGAAAAACATTGTTTGTGAAATGGACGGATGATCTGCAACAATCATGGTTTGGGGAATGTAATGCGTTTGACACAGCTTGGTATCATCATGAGACGATTAACGATGTGATGCATGTATTAAAGATATGGTTTGAAGATGTACGAGGTCTTGATTTGAAGTCATTTGTAGAGGCGCAACAGTGTGTGGCAAGGTTAGATCCATACCCGGCTGCTCGTGCGACAGTGATGATGGCATTGTACCAAATGTTTCACAGCCTCGAATCGTTTCACGTGCCAATGACGCTGACGATTAATGGCGACTTCACGCAACGGATGATGCGACTCGATGGTGTAGGTCGGATTAAAATCAAATGGACGCCACAAATCATGGACCAAGTGAAAATGTTAGCGACGATGTATCCAGATATTCCGATTTCGACTGATGCGAATCAAACGTTAACAGAATTGGATACCGAGACGTTAAAGCGATTAAAACCGTATCTTGCATTCATTGAAGAGCCTTTCGAAACATTGGATGTCGAAGCGGATTATACCCATTTTCCATCGATTGCACTCGATGAACATGCGACAAGTCTCATAACGACAGAACAGCTCATTCAAAATGCACATATTCAAACCGTCGTATTAAAACCATTTCGTTTAGGTGGGATGGATCGTGTGTTAGACGCAATGCAAGTGTTGCAAGATAAAGGGATTCGTGTCGTGATAGGTGGTATGTATGAATGTGGCTTGAGTCGATATTTTACAGCATGGCTTAGTCAACGGGGCGATTACGCAGGAGATGTGACGCCGGAAGGGTTTTATTTTGAGCAAGATGTGACAAACAATGCAGGCCGGTTGCACAACGGACAGTTATATTTCGAACCGCCCGTAGTGAATCAGTCTTTATTATTACCGTTATGA
- the yidD gene encoding membrane protein insertion efficiency factor YidD yields the protein MKTLFIYAIRFYQRFISPLTPPSCRFYPTCSNYTLEAIQVHGALKGSWLGLKRILKCHPFHKGGFDPVPLKKSSHHHNGNNKD from the coding sequence ATGAAAACACTGTTTATTTACGCTATCCGTTTTTATCAGCGTTTCATTTCGCCACTGACACCGCCTTCGTGTCGTTTTTATCCAACATGTTCCAATTATACATTAGAAGCGATACAAGTTCACGGTGCACTTAAAGGAAGTTGGCTCGGTTTGAAACGCATTTTAAAATGTCATCCGTTTCATAAAGGCGGCTTTGATCCTGTACCATTAAAAAAATCATCTCATCATCATAACGGTAATAATAAAGACTGA
- the ytkD gene encoding RNA deprotection pyrophosphohydrolase has protein sequence MKFTDENQQTVILTFKNDADEKDGGHVLALPIYEQQLVLTQHQQRGIEFPGGKREAGESSLDALKRELYEETGALAEHIYYIAQYEVQGEHDCFKKDVYVVIVNAIDCDVHYHETMGPILTRSIDAIDEADKSYLLKDPAILRCVERMRALGFYQE, from the coding sequence GTGAAGTTTACAGATGAAAATCAGCAAACCGTCATTTTAACGTTTAAAAATGATGCTGATGAAAAAGATGGGGGTCATGTGCTAGCGTTACCTATTTATGAACAACAATTGGTATTAACACAACATCAACAACGCGGCATTGAATTTCCAGGTGGTAAACGTGAAGCAGGTGAATCAAGTTTAGATGCATTAAAGCGCGAGTTGTATGAAGAAACGGGCGCTTTAGCTGAACATATTTATTATATTGCGCAGTATGAAGTGCAAGGAGAACATGATTGTTTTAAAAAAGATGTTTATGTCGTCATCGTTAATGCGATAGATTGCGATGTGCACTATCACGAAACGATGGGTCCTATTTTAACCCGTTCGATAGATGCGATTGATGAAGCGGATAAAAGTTATTTATTAAAGGATCCTGCCATATTACGATGTGTCGAAAGGATGAGAGCACTTGGCTTTTATCAAGAGTAA
- a CDS encoding alpha/beta hydrolase family protein — MAFIKSKKMPVFIENHKIEEWTYEVNGLHVKGLNVAPHQPVKRIVMYLRGGKGQVGRVRLARMLQFITPDTLVFAPYYRGNNGSEGNDDFAGADLADVTVAADMLKARYPEASLHLVGFSRGGIQGLLTFQTVSADSYIIWGGVTDLHLMYEERVDLRGMLRRMIGHPKKDIAAYESRNALRDIHADAPPIFIVHGGKDIQVGIHQAYFLEEHLKNVGARYDTFYQMKEGHVPRPPAMKHVLERIQQWMTDIEKGTKF; from the coding sequence TTGGCTTTTATCAAGAGTAAAAAAATGCCAGTCTTTATAGAAAATCACAAAATAGAAGAATGGACGTACGAGGTCAATGGCTTACATGTGAAAGGTCTAAATGTAGCACCTCATCAACCTGTGAAACGAATTGTCATGTATTTGCGTGGCGGTAAAGGTCAAGTCGGTCGTGTACGTCTTGCGAGAATGTTGCAATTTATTACGCCAGATACCTTGGTGTTTGCGCCGTATTATCGTGGTAACAACGGGAGTGAAGGGAACGATGATTTTGCAGGTGCGGATTTGGCGGATGTCACGGTTGCAGCAGACATGTTAAAAGCACGTTATCCAGAAGCTTCATTACATCTCGTCGGTTTTTCACGTGGCGGAATCCAAGGGTTGTTGACATTCCAAACCGTTTCGGCAGATAGTTATATCATTTGGGGTGGTGTGACAGATTTACATTTAATGTATGAAGAGCGCGTGGATTTAAGAGGGATGCTCAGAAGAATGATTGGTCACCCTAAAAAAGATATCGCAGCTTATGAGTCGCGGAATGCATTGAGAGACATTCACGCGGATGCGCCACCCATTTTCATTGTTCATGGTGGAAAGGATATACAAGTTGGCATTCATCAAGCTTACTTTTTAGAAGAACATCTGAAAAATGTGGGTGCACGGTATGATACTTTCTATCAGATGAAAGAAGGGCATGTGCCCCGTCCGCCAGCGATGAAACATGTTCTAGAACGTATTCAACAATGGATGACTGATATCGAAAAAGGCACAAAATTTTAA
- the pckA gene encoding phosphoenolpyruvate carboxykinase (ATP), whose amino-acid sequence MSFDKHAIETVANKPSSHFQLTTTELYNKILKRNEAELTELGAINAKTGEYTGRSPKDKFIVDNPQIKDDIDWGSINQPISEEKFLNLYEKVVKYLDERDELFVFNGYAGSDQESQLKLTVINEFAWHNLFAQNLFIKPSSKEEASKIKADFTIISAPRFKADPEVDGTRSETFVIISFKHKIILIGGTEYAGEMKKSVFSIMNYLLPQQGIMSMHCSANVGDKGDVALFFGLSGTGKTTLSADPNRKLIGDDEHGWNENGVFNIEGGCYAKAINLSAEKEPQIFDAIRYGTVLENLVVDEHGHIDFDDNKYTENTRAAYPINYIDNIVLPSKASHPNTIIFLTADAFGVLPPISKLDKDQAMYHFLSGFTSKLAGTERGITEPQPSFSTCFGAPFLPLRAEVYAELLGDLIDKHDVDVYLVNTGWTGGQFGVGNRIQLKYTRKMVNEAINGKLKTATFEKDDIFGLSIPTEIEDVPTTILQPKNAWTDPTAYEEQAQNLVNRFKENFKKFGEDAQQLEAAGGFKGQSAE is encoded by the coding sequence ATGTCATTCGACAAACATGCGATTGAAACAGTAGCTAACAAGCCGAGTTCACATTTTCAACTCACAACGACTGAATTGTACAACAAAATTTTAAAGAGAAATGAAGCCGAACTGACAGAATTAGGTGCAATCAATGCGAAAACTGGAGAGTATACGGGGCGTTCTCCAAAAGATAAATTCATTGTTGATAATCCACAAATTAAAGACGATATCGATTGGGGTTCCATTAACCAACCGATCTCAGAAGAAAAATTCTTAAATCTTTATGAAAAAGTTGTGAAGTACTTAGATGAAAGAGACGAATTGTTCGTATTCAACGGTTATGCAGGGAGTGACCAAGAATCACAACTGAAACTCACAGTCATCAACGAATTTGCATGGCATAATCTATTTGCTCAAAACTTGTTTATTAAGCCAAGTTCAAAAGAAGAAGCATCAAAAATTAAAGCGGACTTCACGATTATTTCTGCACCACGCTTTAAAGCAGATCCTGAAGTAGATGGCACGCGTTCTGAAACATTTGTCATCATTTCATTCAAACATAAAATCATTTTAATTGGTGGTACAGAATACGCTGGAGAAATGAAAAAATCTGTGTTCTCTATTATGAACTATTTATTGCCACAACAAGGTATTATGAGTATGCACTGCTCTGCCAATGTAGGTGACAAAGGAGACGTCGCATTATTCTTCGGCCTTTCTGGTACAGGTAAAACAACACTTTCAGCAGACCCAAATCGTAAATTAATTGGTGATGACGAGCACGGTTGGAATGAAAATGGTGTATTTAATATTGAAGGAGGTTGCTATGCGAAAGCAATCAACCTCTCTGCAGAAAAAGAACCACAAATTTTTGACGCTATCCGTTACGGAACAGTGTTAGAAAACTTAGTCGTTGATGAGCACGGTCACATTGATTTTGATGACAACAAATACACTGAAAATACACGTGCCGCATACCCTATCAACTATATCGATAACATTGTGTTACCTTCCAAAGCGTCACATCCAAATACCATTATTTTCTTAACAGCAGATGCGTTCGGCGTACTGCCACCGATTTCAAAATTAGATAAAGACCAAGCGATGTATCATTTCTTAAGTGGTTTCACATCTAAATTGGCAGGTACAGAACGTGGTATTACAGAGCCGCAACCATCATTCTCAACATGCTTTGGTGCACCATTCTTACCATTACGTGCAGAAGTCTACGCTGAATTATTAGGTGACTTAATCGACAAGCACGATGTTGATGTATACCTTGTAAACACAGGTTGGACAGGTGGCCAATTTGGTGTCGGTAACCGTATCCAATTAAAATACACACGTAAAATGGTGAATGAAGCGATTAACGGTAAATTAAAAACAGCTACATTTGAAAAAGACGACATTTTCGGTTTATCGATTCCAACTGAAATTGAAGATGTCCCAACAACAATTTTACAACCTAAAAACGCATGGACAGACCCAACTGCATACGAAGAACAAGCACAAAACCTTGTCAATCGCTTTAAAGAGAACTTCAAAAAATTTGGCGAGGATGCCCAACAATTAGAAGCAGCAGGTGGATTTAAAGGTCAATCAGCAGAATAG
- the metK gene encoding methionine adenosyltransferase, with product MTYNRRLFTSESVTEGHPDKIADQISDAILDEILKGDPNARVACETTVTTGMALIVGEITTSTYVDIPKVVRETVKEIGYTRAKYGYDYKTMSVLTAIDEQSPDIAQGVDRALEYREAGNEEVLNTGAGDQGLMFGFATNETDTFMPLPIDLSHKLSKRLSEVRKNGTLDYLRPDGKVQVTVEYDENNQPKRIDTIVISTQHHEEIELEKIQNDIKEFVIYPTVDKQLLDEETKFFINPTGRFVIGGPQGDAGLTGRKIIVDTYGGYARHGGGAFSGKDPTKVDRSAAYAARYVAKNIVAANFADKCEVQLAYAIGVAQPVSIAIDTFNTGKVSENVLIEAVRQNFDLRPAGIIQMLDLQKPIYKQTAAYGHFGRNDVQLPWERTDKVEVLQETVNALK from the coding sequence ATGACTTATAACAGACGTTTATTCACTTCAGAATCAGTTACTGAAGGTCATCCAGACAAAATTGCTGACCAAATTTCAGACGCAATTTTAGATGAAATTTTAAAAGGAGACCCGAATGCGCGCGTGGCTTGTGAGACGACGGTAACGACAGGGATGGCTTTAATCGTTGGTGAGATTACAACTTCAACTTATGTTGATATTCCAAAAGTCGTTCGTGAAACAGTAAAAGAAATTGGATACACACGTGCGAAATATGGTTATGACTACAAAACGATGTCTGTCTTAACAGCGATTGATGAACAATCACCTGATATTGCACAAGGGGTCGACCGTGCTTTAGAATACCGTGAAGCAGGAAACGAAGAAGTATTAAACACAGGTGCAGGTGACCAAGGTTTAATGTTTGGTTTCGCGACGAATGAAACAGACACATTCATGCCATTACCGATTGACTTGTCTCATAAATTATCGAAACGTTTATCAGAAGTACGTAAAAATGGTACTTTAGATTATTTACGTCCAGATGGTAAAGTCCAAGTCACAGTGGAATATGATGAAAATAATCAACCGAAACGTATTGATACGATCGTAATTTCAACGCAGCATCACGAAGAAATTGAACTTGAAAAAATTCAAAATGATATTAAAGAATTCGTTATTTATCCGACTGTAGATAAACAATTGTTAGATGAAGAAACAAAATTTTTCATCAACCCTACAGGCCGTTTCGTTATCGGTGGACCTCAAGGAGACGCAGGTTTAACAGGTCGTAAAATTATTGTTGATACTTACGGGGGGTATGCGCGTCACGGCGGCGGTGCATTCTCTGGTAAAGATCCGACAAAAGTAGACCGTTCAGCTGCGTATGCGGCACGTTATGTCGCTAAAAATATTGTAGCAGCTAACTTCGCTGATAAATGTGAAGTCCAATTGGCATATGCGATTGGGGTGGCACAACCTGTTTCGATTGCCATTGACACATTTAACACTGGTAAAGTAAGTGAAAATGTATTAATTGAAGCCGTAAGACAAAATTTTGATTTACGCCCAGCAGGTATTATTCAAATGTTAGATTTACAAAAGCCGATTTATAAACAAACTGCGGCATACGGTCACTTTGGACGTAATGATGTGCAATTGCCATGGGAACGTACAGATAAAGTTGAAGTTTTACAAGAAACAGTCAATGCATTAAAATAA
- a CDS encoding NERD domain-containing protein, whose translation MTQFGPMEIGLIAAIVVAALFFILFLVALKSKKKAKETYANQYQTKQDKLTHEHQEELEKVRIDKKKAETRHKEEYETMVSSKNREIDALKLFSKNHSEYVTDMRLLGIRERLVKEKRIRPEDMHIMANIFLPTNDLEDITRVSHLVLTRTGLYVIDSELLKGHVYQGISQQQFSDNPMMEQVFKTLNLSPQTPQTVVLDQSEASQNALSVVDYTDRLAHVEALAVKLQHELDLKYTPTPILYFNPRHEDDVTISNYASQGVTKVLVGPEQLNEFFNRFVFHGRIQYDVNDLQYIMDEIESFN comes from the coding sequence ATGACACAATTTGGTCCAATGGAAATCGGCCTCATTGCTGCGATTGTTGTAGCAGCATTATTCTTTATTTTGTTTTTAGTGGCATTGAAAAGCAAAAAGAAAGCGAAAGAAACTTATGCGAATCAATATCAAACAAAACAAGATAAATTAACACACGAACATCAAGAAGAACTTGAAAAAGTCCGCATCGACAAGAAAAAAGCAGAAACGCGTCATAAAGAAGAATACGAAACAATGGTATCTTCAAAAAACAGAGAAATCGATGCACTGAAACTATTCTCTAAAAATCATAGTGAATATGTGACAGATATGCGTTTACTTGGCATTCGTGAGCGTTTAGTCAAAGAAAAGAGAATCCGTCCAGAAGATATGCATATCATGGCGAATATCTTTTTACCAACGAATGACTTAGAAGACATTACACGTGTCAGTCATCTCGTTTTAACACGCACAGGCCTTTATGTAATTGATTCAGAATTGTTAAAAGGGCATGTTTATCAAGGCATCAGTCAACAGCAATTTTCTGACAATCCAATGATGGAACAAGTGTTTAAAACGTTGAACTTAAGCCCACAAACGCCGCAAACAGTTGTTTTAGATCAAAGTGAAGCATCTCAAAATGCATTGTCAGTTGTGGATTACACAGACCGTTTAGCCCATGTGGAAGCTTTAGCTGTGAAGTTACAGCACGAGTTAGATTTGAAATATACACCAACACCTATTTTATATTTCAATCCGCGTCATGAAGATGATGTCACAATTTCAAATTATGCGTCACAAGGTGTTACAAAAGTATTGGTAGGTCCGGAACAACTGAATGAGTTTTTCAATCGCTTTGTGTTCCACGGACGGATTCAATATGATGTGAACGATTTACAATATATTATGGACGAAATTGAATCATTTAATTAA
- a CDS encoding aldo/keto reductase gives MKHVTFYNGNQMPQVGLGVFRVENNDTAKEAVKHAIKSGYRSIDTAMIYQNEEKVGEGIREALAETGLTRKDLFITSKLWLTDYGRENVAAAYQASLDRLGLDYLDLYLVHWPGLDEDVMIDTWKGMEDLYHDQKVKNIGVSNFNVEHLDKLLATSRIKPVINQVEFHPYLTQKRLRVYLEAQNIHLESWSPLMNAQILEDDTVKQVATEVGKSPAQVIIRWNVQHGVVTIPKSITPSRIEENLNVFDFELSLGQMEALDGLNEDRRIGHDPLHFDGK, from the coding sequence ATGAAACATGTAACGTTTTACAATGGCAATCAAATGCCTCAAGTGGGTTTAGGAGTCTTTAGAGTTGAAAACAATGATACTGCAAAAGAAGCTGTCAAACATGCGATTAAAAGTGGCTATCGTAGTATTGATACTGCGATGATTTATCAAAATGAAGAAAAAGTGGGCGAGGGGATTCGTGAAGCTTTAGCAGAAACGGGTTTAACGCGCAAAGATTTGTTTATTACTTCAAAATTATGGTTAACTGATTACGGTCGTGAAAATGTTGCAGCGGCATATCAAGCTTCATTAGACCGCCTTGGACTCGACTATTTAGATTTGTATTTAGTGCATTGGCCAGGATTAGATGAAGATGTCATGATTGATACGTGGAAAGGTATGGAAGATTTATATCACGATCAAAAAGTGAAAAATATTGGTGTAAGTAACTTTAATGTGGAACATTTGGATAAGTTATTAGCAACTTCACGTATTAAACCAGTCATTAACCAAGTGGAATTCCACCCATATTTAACACAAAAACGTTTACGCGTGTATTTAGAAGCGCAAAATATCCATTTGGAATCTTGGTCGCCATTAATGAATGCACAAATTTTAGAAGATGATACTGTAAAACAAGTGGCTACCGAAGTTGGAAAGTCACCCGCACAAGTCATTATTCGTTGGAACGTGCAACATGGTGTTGTAACAATTCCTAAATCAATCACACCAAGTCGTATTGAAGAGAATTTAAACGTATTTGACTTTGAATTATCACTTGGTCAAATGGAAGCATTAGATGGATTGAATGAAGATCGTCGTATCGGACATGATCCGTTACATTTTGATGGGAAGTAA